Below is a genomic region from Sulfitobacter guttiformis.
GGCAACGCTAAGACGGCGCTGTCTGCGGGCATCGCTTTGGGTTCGTGCATGGGCAAATGGGACGAACAACCCCGGCGTGAAATTCTCATAGCAGCCCGTACCCGTGATCAAGCCCGAATTGCTTTTGATTTTGTCGTGGGTTTCATGCGGTCCTTGCCTGAGGACGAACAGGCGCTGTTCACGGTCCGGCGTTCCCCGCGTTTAGAGATTGAATATGACGGCGACGGCGGCGGGCACTTCATCCGGGCCATTGCTGCGGACGGCAAGAGCGCGCTGGGATCTGCGCCTACGCTGATCCTCATGGACGAGCGCGGGCATTGGGCCGCTGATCAAGGTGACGCACTGGAACATGCGCTGCTGTCTGGCATGGGCAAACGCGGCGGGCGGGCGCTGATCATATCCACCTCGGCGGCTGATGATGCGCACCCTTTTTCTGTGTGGCTTGATGAGGATGCACCGGGCATCTACCGCCAAGAGCATCGCCCTTCACCGGGCTTGCCTGCGGATGATCTGGACAGTTTGAAAGAGGCGAACCCCGGCGCGGCGGCGGGCATCGGGTCCAGTCTGGAATGGTTGCAAGGGCAGGCACGGCGGGCCATTGCGCGCGGCGGTTCTACGCTGACCACGTTCCGCCTCTACAATCGAAACGAGCGGGTGAGCGGTGAAACCCGCGATGTGCTGCTGACCGTCGATGAGTGGCTGGCCTGCGAGGTGTCGGAGGTTCCGGCACGGCAGGGGCAATGTGTGATCGGCATCGACCTGGGCGGATCTGCATCTATGACGGCGGCGGCGTTCTACTGGCCTGAGACGGGGCGACTAGAAGCTCTAGGCACCTTCCCAAGTAAACCGAACCTTGCGGACCGTGGCGCAAACGATGGCGTTCAAGGCCGCTATGTCGAGATGAAGGACCGGGGCGAACTGTCCACCCTTGGCGACCAGACCGTGCCGATTGCGCCGTGGCTGATCGAGGTGATGAAGCATATCGAGGGCGAACCCGTCGCGGCGCTGGTCGCTGACCGATACAAACAATCCGAACTTGGCGAGGCGATCGAGCGGGCGGGCATCCGCGCGGCTGTGGTCTGGCGTGGCTTTGGCTTCAAAGACGGGAACGAGGATTGCGAGCGGTTCCGGCGCGCGGCTTTCGACGGGAAGGTGCTGACCACCGCGTCCCTGCTGTTGCGGTCTGCGTTTGCGGACGCTGTGACCCTGCGAGATCCGGCAAACAATCTGAAATTGGCAAAGGCGAGATCCACGGGCCGGATCGATGCGGCATCGGCAACGGTAATCGCTGTGGCTGAGGGCGCGCGGATCATGGGCCGACCATCACATAAGGGAGGGCGTATTGCATGGGGATGACCGAAACGGCAACCCGGCTGATCGAGCGTTTTGGACAGGATGCAATTCTGCGCAAACAGCCTGCACCACGTACCGACCCCGACGATCCGCCTGCGGGTCCGGCAGTGGACTATCCGGTCACTGTCGCGGTCACTGATTACACCGTCGAGGAGCGGGCAAACGCTCTTATCTCGGATAGTGCGCTGCGGGTGTTTATCACTGAGGGCGTTGTCCCTTCCACTGCTGACAAGCTGGTGATCGGCGGGGTTGCCTATCTGATCAATCGCGTCGGCACTCTGGGGCCGGATGGCGTGGTGATCTGCTATGAATTGCGGGTCCAGATATGAGCAGGCGCGACGAGTACAAACGGCACTCTGCGAAGGTAACACGCGGGCCACGATGGAAGGCTCTGAGGATGCAAGCCTTGGATCGTGACGGCTGGCAATGCGTCCAGTGTGGCGAGCTGCGGCGGCTGGAATGTGACCACGTTCTGCCTGTCAAAACGCACCCCGAACTTTCCTACACCCTGTCAAATTTACAAATTCTCTGCGGGCGCTGTCATGCGCGCAAAACGAGATTGGAAGTGGGTCACACCCCGCTTTCCCCGAAGCGTCAACAATGGCGCGACCTCCTGTCGAGCATGAAAGGAAATAACTATGCTGACATCTAAAAAGCTGGAATTGCGCCGTTCCGAGATCCGTCAAAACCTGTCGGAGCTGGCGAACATCGAAACACCGTCTGCGGACGAAACCCGCAAAATGACTGAACTGGATACGGAGTATCGCGCCAAGGAAGTGCAGTATCGCGCGGCGCTGGTATCCGAGGATGAAGAACGCCGGGACGCTGGCAATGTGCTGGAAACTCGTTCCGAAAAGGAATGGACCGAGATCATGGGCGCTTTCGAGATGCGCCAGGTTGCCTTGAGCCTGGACGAAGGCCGCGCGCTCGACGGGCAAACGGCGGAGATCGTAACCGAGCTGCGGAGCGCGGGCGGCTATCGCGGCATCCCTGTGCCATATGCTGCACTTGAGACGCGCGCCGGGGAGACGATTGCCAGCGGTACACCGAACCCGATTGCCACCCGTCCCTTGATCGAGCGTCTGTTCCCTGCGTCTGTCGCGGCTCAAATGGGCGTCCAGATGATCAATATCGGCAGCGGCGACTCGGAAACACCCGTCACCACGTCGGCGATCACGGCGGGCTGGCAGGCAACGGAAACGGGCAATGTGCCGGGGCCGTCCGCTTACGCCACGTTGGACCGTCCGCTTGCCCCTGATCACACTCTGGGAATCCAGATGCGGATCACCCGCAAGACGCTCAAACAATCGGGCGCGGCTCTTGAGCAGGCGATCCGCCGGGACATGAACGGGGCTATGTCGCAAGAGATGGACCGGGCAATCTTCAACGGTTCCGGCGCGTCTGGCGAGCCTACGGGCGTGTTCACGGGCGCAACGGCTTGGGGCATTGCAGAAAATGCACTGGACGCGGCGGCAACATGGGCGGCGTTCCGTTCCGAGGTCGTGGCGTTTATCACGGAAAACGCTGCAAACGGTCCGGCGGCTGTGCGTCTGCTGATCCGACCCGAAGTCTGGGACACGATGGACGGCAGCTACATCACGGGCACGGCTGTCACTGAGTGGGAACGCCTGATGAAGTACATCGGCAGCGTTACCATGTCTCACAACGCTTTGCCTGCCCCTGCGCTACCATCCGGCGGCACCGAAGGCGATCCTCTGGAAAGCATGGCACTGCTGACAACATCGGCGGGCGGGGTTGCCCCTGTGTTCGTGGGGCTTTGGGGGGCCGTGGATCTGATCCGCGATCCCTATGCCGATGCACAGTCGGGCGGGCTTCGTCTGACGGCGCTTTCCACGATGGACACGACAATTAGTCGGGCTGTGCAGTCGCGCGTTCTGACGGGTATCCAGTAAGATGCTGGAGGGCTTTGCAGGCGGCGGGCTTGAACTCCGCAAGAGAGCGTCGGGCGCATTGGCCCTGCAAGGCTCTTTCCCATACGGCAAACGTGCCGTCCTGTCCGATGGCGGCAGGACGGGGCGACCCAAAAAAGAAGTGATTGCACCCAAGGCGTTCGCCTACCGGATCAACACACCATCGGAGCATGGCGGCAAAAAGGATATCCATCTGCTGTCGGGGCACGACTACGGCAAACCGCTGGCGTCGGTCCGCTCTGGCACTCTGGAGATTGCGGACAATGACGCGGGCGTCACCTTCACCGCGACGATCACCGAAGAAATGCAAGAGGTGTCATATGTGAAGGACATTCTTGCGGCGGTCGCGGCGGGGCTGGCGATCGGCATCTCCCCCGGCTTTCGACTGCCCCCGAAACGAGCTGTGCCTGAGCCTGAAAAGATCGAGGATGAAGGCATGGACCCTGAGAACGGCGCGCATAATGCGATTATCAGGACCGTGATGGCGGCGCTCTTGTACGAGCTGTCGATCGTGACCCGTCCGGCCTATCCCGAAACGCAAATCGAGGCGCGCAAATGGTCACCAGATCCGGTGACGCGCGTGTTCTTGCCAAGCCGCATGAGGTATCCGCGATGATCGACGTTCTAAAGCAATTCGAGGAGATCCCGGCGCAATATCCCGCTGTACCTTCAACGCTGTCTGTCGCGGCGGCGGCGCTGGATTCGGCGATGATCTGGGCAAGGATCGAGGATTATATCGCACACCGCTTCACTGAGCGCGAAGTCGTTTGGACGCTACTGGGCAACGGCGGCGATCAATTCCACCCGCGTCTGACGCCTGTCGTGTCCAGCGTGGCGGATCTGTGGACGGGTGAGGCGTGGGAAGCTGTGACGCTGTTGCAAGGTCCGCTTGGCGTCTGCCTGCCTGCCGATGGCACCTACCGGATCACGGCGCAAGTCGGCGGCGGTGATGTGCCGGCACCTGTCTCTGAGGCGTTCCGGCGCTTGGCTGAATATCTCGCTGCGGACCCCGGCACGGCAGGGGCGTCCAGCACGTCTGTGTCGATCGGGCCTATCGAGGAAACACTGGACCGCGCGCCGACATGGATAGCGCGGGCAATGCAACATTCAGGCGCGGCGGATCTGCTGCGCACTTATCGGAGGGCGTGAGCATGTGGCCGTTTAAGAAAAAAGAGCCTGAGATTGAAACGAGATCGAGCGGCACCGGGTACACCAGCCAAGTGATGGCGGCGCGGGCTGAATACATCGGCGGCGTCGACGGCTTGGCGGAACTCACTGGCACCGTGCAAGCCTGTGTGAGCCTCTGGGAGGGCGGTCTGAGCCTTGCGGACGTATCCGGCACCGACCTGCTGTCGCCTTCCACCTTGGCCCTGTCTGCGCGCGCTCTGGCGCTGCGTGGCGAGGCTGTGTTCGTGATCCGCGATGATGGCCTGTTGCCCTGTTCGGATTGGGATCTGACCACACGGTTCAGCAAGCCTACCGCCTAT
It encodes:
- a CDS encoding terminase TerL endonuclease subunit; translation: MKASTKTIRFLEGLAIPEGPKAGELIKLAPFQKKFVRGALADGVNVAVLSIGRGNAKTALSAGIALGSCMGKWDEQPRREILIAARTRDQARIAFDFVVGFMRSLPEDEQALFTVRRSPRLEIEYDGDGGGHFIRAIAADGKSALGSAPTLILMDERGHWAADQGDALEHALLSGMGKRGGRALIISTSAADDAHPFSVWLDEDAPGIYRQEHRPSPGLPADDLDSLKEANPGAAAGIGSSLEWLQGQARRAIARGGSTLTTFRLYNRNERVSGETRDVLLTVDEWLACEVSEVPARQGQCVIGIDLGGSASMTAAAFYWPETGRLEALGTFPSKPNLADRGANDGVQGRYVEMKDRGELSTLGDQTVPIAPWLIEVMKHIEGEPVAALVADRYKQSELGEAIERAGIRAAVVWRGFGFKDGNEDCERFRRAAFDGKVLTTASLLLRSAFADAVTLRDPANNLKLAKARSTGRIDAASATVIAVAEGARIMGRPSHKGGRIAWG
- a CDS encoding HK97 family phage prohead protease, with amino-acid sequence MLEGFAGGGLELRKRASGALALQGSFPYGKRAVLSDGGRTGRPKKEVIAPKAFAYRINTPSEHGGKKDIHLLSGHDYGKPLASVRSGTLEIADNDAGVTFTATITEEMQEVSYVKDILAAVAAGLAIGISPGFRLPPKRAVPEPEKIEDEGMDPENGAHNAIIRTVMAALLYELSIVTRPAYPETQIEARKWSPDPVTRVFLPSRMRYPR
- a CDS encoding phage major capsid protein, whose translation is MLTSKKLELRRSEIRQNLSELANIETPSADETRKMTELDTEYRAKEVQYRAALVSEDEERRDAGNVLETRSEKEWTEIMGAFEMRQVALSLDEGRALDGQTAEIVTELRSAGGYRGIPVPYAALETRAGETIASGTPNPIATRPLIERLFPASVAAQMGVQMINIGSGDSETPVTTSAITAGWQATETGNVPGPSAYATLDRPLAPDHTLGIQMRITRKTLKQSGAALEQAIRRDMNGAMSQEMDRAIFNGSGASGEPTGVFTGATAWGIAENALDAAATWAAFRSEVVAFITENAANGPAAVRLLIRPEVWDTMDGSYITGTAVTEWERLMKYIGSVTMSHNALPAPALPSGGTEGDPLESMALLTTSAGGVAPVFVGLWGAVDLIRDPYADAQSGGLRLTALSTMDTTISRAVQSRVLTGIQ
- a CDS encoding HNH endonuclease encodes the protein MQALDRDGWQCVQCGELRRLECDHVLPVKTHPELSYTLSNLQILCGRCHARKTRLEVGHTPLSPKRQQWRDLLSSMKGNNYADI